A portion of the Planctomycetota bacterium genome contains these proteins:
- a CDS encoding MoaD/ThiS family protein has product MVRKARVTVRFPGLVAQATGVSRVEVEAATLREAIDAALAASPALRHHLFEPDGRFRLHVLCLHNGTDARRLPSLDVPVADGDVVTFAQAVSGG; this is encoded by the coding sequence ATGGTCCGCAAGGCGCGCGTCACCGTCCGGTTCCCCGGCCTGGTCGCGCAGGCCACGGGCGTGAGCCGCGTCGAGGTCGAGGCCGCCACGCTGCGCGAGGCGATCGACGCGGCGCTGGCCGCATCGCCCGCCCTGAGGCATCACCTCTTCGAGCCGGACGGACGCTTCCGCCTCCACGTCCTGTGCCTGCATAACGGAACGGACGCACGGCGGCTGCCGTCGCTCGACGTGCCGGTGGCGGACGGAGATGTCGTCACGTTCGCCCAGGCCGTGTCGGGGGGCTGA
- a CDS encoding ABC transporter permease has product MGTVWRKELADALNSTRFLILFCLIVGVALLITNSVSLNIRAEIDRGAKDPHVFLYLFVTRGEFFSLVQFIAFFGPLMGIVLGFDAINRERNEGTLAMLLGQPIHRDSILVGKFLAGLTVCALLVASLSLLISGMGMLVIGVVPTAEQVARLAIYAVLSVLYLGFWLGLAILASVLFRSVGTSALAAIACWILVAFLVSLAANLVAGALSPIENPRDPEQVSRFEETAAWVGRTSPVTLYSEASSILLDPYRKTTRTMVLVGPMEGISMTRFNNPLDVLESTLVVAPHLIGIVALTFLCFAASYAVFLRQEIRSV; this is encoded by the coding sequence GTGGGCACCGTGTGGCGCAAGGAACTGGCCGACGCGCTCAACTCGACGCGCTTTCTCATCCTCTTCTGCCTCATCGTCGGAGTCGCCCTCCTCATTACGAACTCGGTGAGCCTCAACATTCGCGCCGAGATCGATCGCGGGGCGAAGGACCCGCACGTCTTCCTCTACCTCTTCGTCACGCGGGGCGAGTTCTTCTCCCTGGTCCAGTTCATCGCATTCTTCGGGCCGCTCATGGGCATCGTGCTCGGCTTCGACGCGATCAACCGCGAACGCAACGAGGGCACCCTCGCGATGCTTCTCGGGCAGCCCATTCACCGCGACTCCATCCTGGTCGGGAAGTTCCTGGCGGGCCTGACCGTCTGCGCGCTCTTGGTGGCGAGCCTGTCCCTTCTCATTTCGGGCATGGGCATGCTCGTGATCGGCGTGGTGCCCACGGCGGAGCAGGTGGCCCGGCTGGCGATCTACGCGGTGCTGAGCGTGCTCTACCTGGGTTTCTGGCTGGGCCTGGCGATTCTCGCGTCGGTCCTTTTCCGGTCGGTGGGAACGTCCGCGCTGGCGGCGATCGCGTGCTGGATTCTGGTGGCCTTCCTGGTGTCCCTGGCGGCCAACCTCGTGGCCGGGGCCCTCTCGCCCATCGAGAACCCGCGGGATCCCGAGCAGGTGAGCCGCTTCGAAGAGACGGCCGCCTGGGTCGGACGGACGAGTCCGGTGACCCTGTACAGCGAGGCCTCTTCGATCCTTCTGGATCCGTACCGCAAGACGACCCGCACGATGGTCCTTGTGGGGCCCATGGAAGGGATCTCCATGACGCGGTTCAATAACCCTCTCGACGTCCTGGAATCGACGCTCGTGGTGGCCCCGCACCTCATCGGCATCGTCGCGCTCACGTTCCTCTGCTTCGCGGCGTCGTACGCCGTGTTCCTCCGGCAGGAGATCCGGTCGGTGTAG
- a CDS encoding DUF3187 family protein — protein MVPLAVLLATCIPAAAGRGSDAPRAPDGREPSRAATRPPESFANVGYGPLTLPSQSPLQALRFGLPPLPPSPLSRGHAEFSLGGTWVNVWAVKEFEYALDYEMLQSTIGVRYAIDETLQIQFEYSHRSRFGGRMDGLVQGFHDLAGLDQDGRDGRPRGDFAFVLGGREAALRDDDRGSFSESILVSIRRDLFPGTDVLPAVCVSATLRGDLRHDPGLDGPPIDAGLSLAAAKGLGAFYVYLGIGLAEYGDESFRGMALRPRPFAVLAAIEWRFSDGMSLVLQYLASQGVAEDFRPFSRSSHELTLGWRGETGGVALQLGLLENLFTFDNSPDFGVHLGASFRL, from the coding sequence ATGGTGCCGCTGGCCGTGCTCCTGGCAACCTGCATCCCGGCCGCCGCCGGCCGGGGTTCGGACGCCCCGCGCGCCCCGGACGGACGCGAGCCCTCCCGCGCCGCGACCCGTCCGCCCGAGAGCTTCGCCAACGTGGGCTACGGCCCGCTCACGCTGCCGTCCCAATCCCCCCTCCAGGCGCTCCGGTTCGGCCTCCCTCCCCTGCCTCCCTCGCCCCTGTCCCGGGGTCACGCCGAGTTCAGCCTCGGGGGCACCTGGGTGAACGTCTGGGCGGTCAAGGAATTCGAGTACGCCCTGGACTACGAGATGCTCCAGTCCACGATCGGCGTCCGCTACGCGATCGACGAGACCCTCCAGATTCAGTTCGAATACTCCCACCGCAGCCGGTTCGGCGGCCGGATGGACGGTTTGGTCCAGGGATTCCACGATCTGGCGGGGCTCGACCAGGACGGCCGGGACGGCCGTCCCCGCGGGGACTTCGCGTTCGTGCTCGGAGGGCGGGAGGCGGCCCTCCGCGACGACGATCGCGGAAGCTTTTCGGAATCGATTCTCGTATCGATCCGCCGGGACCTCTTTCCGGGGACGGACGTCCTGCCGGCCGTATGCGTCTCCGCGACGCTGCGCGGGGACCTGCGCCACGATCCCGGCCTCGACGGACCGCCGATCGACGCGGGGCTGTCGCTCGCCGCGGCCAAGGGCCTGGGCGCGTTCTACGTCTACCTGGGCATCGGCCTGGCGGAATACGGCGACGAGTCGTTCCGCGGAATGGCGCTCCGGCCCCGGCCGTTCGCCGTCCTGGCGGCGATCGAATGGCGATTCTCGGACGGCATGTCCCTGGTGCTCCAGTATCTCGCCAGCCAGGGCGTGGCCGAGGATTTCCGCCCTTTCTCGCGATCGTCGCACGAGCTGACGCTCGGCTGGCGGGGCGAAACCGGAGGCGTGGCGCTCCAGCTCGGCCTGCTCGAAAATCTCTTCACCTTCGACAACAGCCCCGACTTCGGCGTGCACCTGGGGGCGAGTTTCCGGCTGTGA
- a CDS encoding NEW3 domain-containing protein, whose translation MSSSNAVRRGWGAIGAAVLCLAAGAGAAQESAKPEREVSLAFEFPRVEVEPSSSVSLDLVVKNNGRRDETLLLELAEAPADLVSRIEDFGRAVGGLFVASGEKRTLKVTLKPKPAKDKKEEEKDRKANVPPGKYAVVVRASTEDKKIDVKARGEITVRSPSDEGGGAKDPVEISCSYPNLRGANDGDFRFSVNIHNNTEVEDMAALRAEAPAGWEVSFKPSYENRYIGSLKVEANLSKSVDVEVKPAPGSAVGKYPITVYAKLSRKEMEAKRELTVELTGTYRLELRTVKGLLSLTGRGGQESNLSIYVVNTGTAALSGIKFDSFKPENWKVTFKPERLESVAPGKMEQVEVIITPHKDALVGDYSVQVSARAERGQDDLELRVTVKPSTAWAWVGVGIIIAVIAGLSALFKVFGRR comes from the coding sequence ATGAGTTCTTCGAACGCGGTGCGCAGGGGATGGGGCGCGATCGGGGCGGCGGTCCTTTGCCTGGCGGCGGGGGCGGGGGCGGCTCAGGAGTCCGCCAAGCCGGAACGGGAGGTGAGCCTGGCGTTCGAGTTTCCGCGCGTGGAGGTGGAGCCGTCCTCGAGCGTGAGCCTGGATCTCGTGGTCAAGAACAACGGCCGCAGGGACGAGACGCTTCTTCTGGAGCTGGCGGAGGCGCCCGCGGATCTGGTCAGCCGGATCGAGGATTTCGGGCGGGCGGTGGGAGGGCTTTTCGTGGCCTCCGGCGAGAAGCGCACGCTGAAGGTGACGCTCAAACCCAAGCCGGCCAAGGATAAGAAGGAGGAGGAGAAGGACCGGAAGGCGAACGTCCCCCCGGGCAAGTACGCGGTGGTCGTGCGCGCTTCCACGGAGGACAAGAAGATCGACGTCAAGGCCCGCGGGGAGATCACCGTCCGGTCGCCGTCGGACGAGGGGGGCGGGGCCAAGGACCCCGTGGAGATTTCGTGTTCGTATCCGAACCTGCGGGGGGCCAATGACGGCGACTTCCGCTTCTCGGTCAACATCCACAACAACACGGAGGTCGAGGACATGGCGGCCCTGCGGGCGGAGGCGCCGGCGGGGTGGGAGGTGTCGTTCAAGCCGTCCTACGAGAACCGCTATATCGGCTCGCTCAAGGTTGAGGCCAATCTCAGCAAATCCGTGGACGTGGAGGTGAAGCCCGCGCCGGGAAGCGCCGTGGGGAAGTACCCGATTACGGTGTACGCCAAGCTTTCCCGCAAGGAGATGGAGGCCAAGCGGGAGCTGACCGTCGAGCTGACGGGGACCTATCGGCTGGAGCTTCGGACGGTCAAGGGGCTGCTGTCGCTGACGGGGCGGGGCGGGCAGGAGTCGAATCTCTCGATTTACGTCGTCAACACGGGGACCGCGGCGCTCAGCGGCATCAAATTCGACTCTTTCAAGCCGGAGAACTGGAAGGTGACGTTCAAGCCGGAGCGGCTGGAGTCGGTGGCCCCCGGCAAGATGGAGCAGGTCGAGGTGATCATCACCCCGCACAAAGACGCCCTGGTGGGGGACTATTCGGTGCAGGTGTCCGCCCGGGCGGAGCGGGGGCAGGATGATCTCGAGCTGCGCGTGACGGTGAAGCCCTCGACGGCGTGGGCGTGGGTGGGGGTGGGCATCATCATCGCGGTGATCGCCGGTCTGAGCGCGCTCTTCAAGGTGTTCGGCCGCCGCTAG
- a CDS encoding sensor domain-containing diguanylate cyclase — MSGKARRREHAAILWSALAVEVGLILLFALRTGPEGLREAAGAERLAVASFVLFLLYALYVELRVKGYARALERSEERLRESEERYALAMRGAKDGLWDWDVATGRVYYSPRWKSMLGYAEDEIGAAPEEWLSRVHEEDRAPLQAAIASHVLGHVPHFECEYRIRTRDGTWRWMLSRGLAVRNARGEVLRMAGSQTDITERKDFEERLARQALYDPLTALPNRTLFLDRLAQVVRRARRDPARGCAVLFVDLDRFKDVNDRLGHAAGDRLLVEAARRLERAVRPGDTVARLGGDEFTVLLEDVSGPEDAVPVAERLRMEFERPFELEGGPVTVTASIGVAAARAPERPEDLLREADRAMYRAKELGRARFALLEARPA; from the coding sequence ATGTCGGGGAAGGCGCGCCGGAGGGAGCACGCGGCCATTCTCTGGAGCGCGCTCGCCGTGGAGGTCGGGCTGATTCTCCTTTTCGCCCTGCGGACCGGCCCGGAAGGGCTGCGCGAAGCGGCGGGGGCCGAGCGGCTGGCCGTGGCCAGCTTCGTCCTCTTCCTCCTGTACGCCCTGTACGTGGAGCTCCGGGTGAAGGGATACGCCCGGGCGCTCGAGCGCTCCGAGGAGCGCCTCCGCGAGAGCGAGGAGCGCTACGCCCTGGCGATGCGGGGCGCCAAGGACGGCCTCTGGGACTGGGACGTCGCCACGGGCCGCGTGTACTACTCCCCCCGCTGGAAGTCCATGCTCGGCTACGCGGAGGACGAGATCGGCGCCGCGCCCGAGGAATGGCTCTCGCGGGTCCACGAGGAGGACCGCGCCCCCCTTCAGGCGGCCATCGCCTCCCACGTCCTGGGTCACGTGCCCCACTTCGAATGCGAATACCGCATCCGCACGCGCGACGGGACGTGGCGCTGGATGCTCAGCCGCGGACTGGCCGTCCGGAACGCGCGGGGGGAGGTCCTGCGCATGGCAGGCTCCCAGACGGACATCACCGAACGCAAGGACTTCGAGGAGCGCCTGGCGCGCCAGGCGCTCTACGATCCGCTGACGGCGCTGCCCAACCGCACGCTCTTCCTGGACCGCCTCGCGCAGGTCGTCCGGCGCGCGCGCCGCGATCCCGCCCGCGGCTGCGCCGTGCTCTTCGTCGATCTCGACCGGTTCAAGGACGTCAACGACCGCCTCGGCCACGCCGCGGGCGACCGGCTGCTCGTCGAGGCGGCGCGCCGCCTCGAGCGGGCCGTGCGCCCCGGCGACACGGTGGCCCGCCTGGGAGGGGACGAATTCACCGTCCTGCTCGAGGACGTTTCCGGACCCGAGGACGCCGTGCCGGTGGCCGAGCGGCTGCGGATGGAATTCGAGCGTCCCTTCGAGCTGGAAGGCGGGCCCGTGACGGTCACGGCCAGCATCGGAGTCGCCGCCGCCCGCGCTCCCGAACGGCCGGAGGACCTGCTCCGCGAGGCGGACCGCGCGATGTACCGGGCCAAGGAACTCGGCCGGGCCCGGTTCGCCCTCCTCGAAGCGCGGCCGGCCTGA
- a CDS encoding ABC transporter ATP-binding protein: MSEETVVRTEYLTRAYGDKVAVDGLNLRLARGEIYGFLGPNGAGKTTTILMLLGLTEPTAGRAEVLGLDPFRQPLEVKRRVSYLPENLGFYRDLTGRENLRYLARLNGLDGPAAERGIQEALERVELAEAADRTVATYSRGMRQRLGLAGVLVKKPEVMILDEPTLGLDPQGTKAILDLIRSLRVEQKITVLLCSHQLHQVQEICDRVGIMNQGKLVAEGTLQELSSQGLAAEGGRRMTLEEIYMRYFREA, encoded by the coding sequence ATGTCCGAAGAGACGGTCGTCCGCACGGAGTATCTGACGCGGGCCTACGGGGACAAGGTGGCCGTGGACGGGCTCAACCTGCGGCTCGCGCGGGGCGAGATTTACGGCTTCCTGGGCCCCAACGGGGCGGGGAAGACCACGACGATCCTGATGCTTCTCGGGCTCACGGAGCCCACGGCGGGTCGGGCGGAGGTGCTGGGCCTGGATCCGTTCCGGCAGCCGCTCGAGGTGAAGCGCCGGGTGAGCTACCTGCCCGAGAACCTGGGTTTCTACCGCGACCTGACGGGCCGGGAGAATCTGCGTTACCTGGCGCGGCTGAACGGCCTGGACGGTCCGGCGGCGGAACGCGGGATCCAGGAGGCTCTGGAGCGCGTGGAGCTGGCCGAGGCGGCCGACCGGACCGTGGCCACCTACTCGCGCGGCATGCGCCAGCGGCTGGGTCTGGCCGGAGTGCTCGTCAAGAAGCCCGAAGTCATGATTCTCGACGAGCCGACTCTGGGACTGGACCCCCAGGGAACCAAGGCGATCCTCGATCTCATCCGGTCGCTGCGGGTCGAGCAGAAGATCACGGTCCTGCTCTGCTCCCACCAGCTCCACCAGGTACAGGAGATCTGCGACCGGGTGGGAATCATGAATCAGGGGAAGCTCGTGGCGGAGGGGACGCTCCAGGAGCTCTCGAGCCAGGGGCTGGCGGCGGAAGGCGGACGGCGCATGACCCTCGAGGAGATCTACATGCGGTACTTCCGGGAGGCCTGA